CCAATATAACATGAAAATTAGCATCATGGGAGGTATCGAGAAAAGAAGCTGGGAAACGAGCTTGTTTGCTCTTGCTAATTAGCTAGGCTGTTGAAGTATCTGTAGCTGTACCTGTCACGTTTTGTATGTAACGGTCACTTGTAACATGACTTAGTCTAGAGGTAGTTCAGATCCACCGATATTGTAGAGTAATGGGTAATGCCACAACGGCACGATGTGCTGATCTCTGTATAAATGTAACTGAGGTTGAGTAATAGAAGTGTGGTGAGTTCTGCAGTTGTTTGTTATTcactttggtatcagagccttctctcccttcttctaccTCTCTCCAGGATGGCCGACTCCGACGGCGAGGCCTCTCCGGCGCGCCACCTCGCCAACACCTCCGTACAATTTCTTCCTGATCCTCCGACCATGGACGATATCGACATCACTCGCTTCATCAAGTTCAAGCTCGACGCCGAGATCGGCAACTACAACATGTGGCGAAAGTTCTTCCTCTTCGTCCTCTCCAAGTTCGACGCCCGCGATCACGTCGAGGAAGAGACGGATCCGCATCTCGCCGATGCCGCATGGCGCTCCGCCGACGTCGACATCGTCATCTGGATCTACATCACCATCTCTGATGAACTCCAGGACGTCATCCTCAAGGCCGACAGCACCGCGTTCACCGCCTGGCGCGCCCTTGAACACTTCTTCACCGAGAACGCGGAAGGACGCGAGATCCACCTCGACAAAGAATTTCACAACATCAAGCAGGGCGACATGGGCGTGATCGCCTACTGCCGCAAACTGAAGGGCGTTGCCGATCAGCTCGGCGACGTGGGTGCACCGATCACGGACAAGAAGCTCACGATGCGGCTCATCGACGGCCTAGACCGTCGATTCAAGACACACGGCGAGCTCCTGTCCGGCGGCAGGCCGTTCCCAACCTTTATGCAGGCCAGTCACGGCTTCAACTGGCCGAACAGAAGCTCAAAGCGGAGGAGGCGGATCCACCCCAAGTCCTGCACGCCAACGCCAACAACACCGACGCCCCCGGCTTCCGTTTCAACGGAAACTGCTACGCCTGCGGCGTCCCCGAGCACATGGCTCGGCACTACACCACCCGCGGCGGTGATCGCAGTCAGAACAGCGGACGCGGCGGCGGCTCACAACAAGGACGCGGTGGCGGGCACCCCACCTACGGTGGCCAGAACAACTACGGCGGCCAAAACAGCTACGGCGGCGGCCAGAACAACTACGGCGGCCAGAACTACCGTGGCCGTGGTCGTGGACGCGGACACGGTGATCACGGTGGGCGCGACGCCTACAACCCTGGCTACGGGCATCATCCGCAGCAGTATGGGTCACCGCAGCCTGGCTACACTCCTCCATCTCACCAGTGGGTGCCACCAAACGCCTCTGGCGTCCTCGGTGCTCGCCCTGGCATGCCACAGCATGTGTACCACACGGTCGCCCCCACTCCTGCGCCGCCCCTGCAGTCCGTGCTGATGCCTCCCGCAGCTCACACGTACAACTACGCCGCCATGTTCAACTCAGCACCAAGCAACACCGGAGGACTCCATCCAGGCGGCGAATGGGTGATGGATTCCGGCGCCACTACCCACGTCACCAACAACCAAGGTAATCTCACCTCGTTTCATTCCCCTACATTCGTTGATTCTCGTAGCATTGTGGTTGGCAATGGGTCTAAATTACCCATCTATTCTGTTGGCTCCGCTAAATTAACTGATCATCCATTTTATCTCCACCATGTGCTCTTCTCTCCCTCCCTCATCAAAAACCTCATATCTGTTCGTAAATTCACCCGCGATAATTCTTGTTCCATAGAATTTGACCCCTTCGACTTATTTGTGAAGGACCTAGCCAGTCGGAAAATCCTTATGCGCTCCAGCAGCAGCGGCGAGCTCTACCCCTTCTTCGGCGACATCCACTCCTCTCCTGCAGCCCTGACGGTCTCCACCACTCGCGATCTTTGGCACCGCCGGCTTGGACACCCCAATAACAGTAGTCTGTCCAGAATTTCCCATGAATTACCCATTACTTGTAATAAACCTAGCAGTAGCTCTTCAGTTTGCGAGGTTTGTCATCTGGGGAAACAACCTCGACTGTCTTTTGCTTCTTCTTCTAGTTTCACTACTGTACCTTTTCAGCTCATCCATTGTGATCTTTGGACCGCCCCTATCACAAGTTTCTCTGGTTATAAGTACTACCTGattattgttgatgattactcgcaCTACTCGTGGTCCTTTCCTCTCAAAACAAAATCCGACACAGATTCAACCTTACCACGTTTCTTCACCTACATTAAAACACAATTCAACAAACTTATTCAGTGTGTTCAGTGCGATAACGGCGGCGAATTCATCAACACCTCCCTTCGCTCTTTCTTCTCCGTCAACAGTGTCTCCTTCCGTCTCTCCTGCCCGCATACCTCACCACAAAACGGTAAAGTTGAACGCATGTTGCGCACAATCAACAACGTCCTCCGAACTCTCCTTGTGCAGGCCAATCTTCCCCCAGAATTCTGGGTCGAGGCCCTCCACACCGCAACCTATCTCTTGAATATTCGACCCTCTCGCGTCATCAACCATGCCACACCCTACTTCCTTATGTTTGGTCAAGTCCCAACCTACACCCATCTCCGCAACTTTGGATGTCTCTGTTTTCCCAACCTCTATGCCACTTCTGATCACAAGCTCCAACCTCGCTCGACACGCTGCGTCTTCATTGGTTACCCACGTGAACACAAGGGCTACAGATGTCTTGATCTCTCCTCTCGCCGCGTTATTATTTCACGGCACGTAATTTTTGACGAGTCCAGGTTTCCATATGTTCCCCCACACTTTGCCACAGCCGAGACCACAAACTCCCCAGCCGCacacgatccacccatgatccacaCCGGGATCCGTCTCCAACCAATCACAGCCACTGTATCCTCCTTGGGATCCACCAGAATCGGATCCTCCTCTCATTCCGTGCCAGATAACGACCCCGCGGCAGAAAGCGCGTCCTCATCATTGCCCTCCCACCTATCCTCCTCATCCACCGGGCCTGCTCCCCACCTGAGCCCACCACCCACCACTCCTGACGCGCCACATCACCACAACCTGCCAAACAATGCCGTTCTGGTAGAGCCACCCCAAAACGCACACAGAATGCAGACTCGGGCCAAACTTGGTTATCTTATGCCACCCAAATTATTTAACCTAAACACCGCCACTTCTGAGACCACCGTTTCCACCATATCTCCTCTACCTTCCACTTACcgcctgatacgtccccgacgtatccataatttctgtcgttccatgcttgttttatgacaatacttacatgttttgcttgcactttatgatgtttttatgcgttttccggaactaacctattaacaagatgccacagtgccagttcctgttttctgctgttttggttccgtaaaggctgttcgggcaatattctttaattggacgaaatcaacgccaaacctcctatttttcccggaaggctccagaacaccgaagaagagtcggagaggggccagggggccaccacaccacatggcggcgcgggccagaccctggccgcgccggcctagggtgtggcgcccccaggtgcccccctgcgccgcctcttcgcctataaaatccctttcgacctaaaaacaccgtaccaattgacgaaactccagaaagactccaggggcgccgccaccgtcgcgaaactccaattcgggggacagaactctgttccggcaccctgccggaacggggaagtgcccccggaagccatctccatcgacgccaccgcctccatcatgctccgtgagtagttcccccatggactacgagttctagcagtagctatgtcggtatactctcccccatgtacttcaatacaatggtctcatgagctgccttacatgattgagattcatctgatgtaatcggtgttgtgtttgttgggatccgatggatgatacattatgattagtctatctataaagtttgtgaagttattgttgctgcaatcttgttattcttaatgcttgtcactagggcccgagtggcatgatcttagatttgagctctatatgtattgcttagattgtatctacaagttgtatgcacatgtcactgtctggaaccaaaggccccgaagtgacaagaatcgggacaaccggaggggatggtagtgatgtgagggtcacatgttttcaccaagtgttaatgctttgctccggtactctattaaaaggagtaccttaatatccagtagtttcccttgaggcccggctgccaccggctggtaggacaaaagatgttgtgcaagtttctcattgcgagcacgtacgactatatacggaaaacatgcctacataattaataatcttgatgttctagcttaatgctttgattcctatcaattgcccaactgtaatttgttcacccaacacttgtcatttgttattggagagttaccactagtgtagatcgctgggaaccccggtctatctctcatcattacatactcgttctacatgtcattggaagtagtatcaactattttctggtgccattgctctcatattgctattactgctgctgtgttactgttactactgctctcatattactgctactttcacatcacccctgttgctagtgcttttccaggtgcagctgaattgacaactcagttgttaaggcttataagtattctttacctccccttgtgtcgaatcaataaatttgggttatactaccctcgaagactgccgcgatcccctatacttgtgggtcatcaagactgttttctggcgccgttgccggggaggcatagctctactcataagttcacctggggagtacactctacctctctctctgtttttaatttgttttattttgctttgcttagtttacttttgcctagtttatttgtgcttagtttatttctgtctagtattagtttgcgtagtttacttttgcttagtttatttttgtcctgttttattttcctcatatacccaaaaatccataaaaatttgaaaaatcgaaaaattaaaaactgctgttatgggagaaccaacaacctacttggagctcatagaatgttataataattataggaaatcaagagctggtgaagtaatgagtgctatgatagaaaaagtgaatacaattgctaaaatcttgcttaaacgccatgatataaactgttgctctcaacaggatactaaacatcttaaatttcaatgtggctttagtgaggaatttttaattaagaactataatcggaattgctatattcattatgggttcgaagaggtagaaca
This region of Lolium perenne isolate Kyuss_39 chromosome 2, Kyuss_2.0, whole genome shotgun sequence genomic DNA includes:
- the LOC127329349 gene encoding uncharacterized protein, coding for MADSDGEASPARHLANTSVQFLPDPPTMDDIDITRFIKFKLDAEIGNYNMWRKFFLFVLSKFDARDHVEEETDPHLADAAWRSADVDIVIWIYITISDELQDVILKADSTAFTAWRALEHFFTENAEGREIHLDKEFHNIKQGDMGVIAYCRKLKGVADQLGDVGAPITDKKLTMRLIDGLDRQSRLQLAEQKLKAEEADPPQVLHANANNTDAPGFRFNGNCYACGVPEHMARHYTTRGGDRSQNSGRGGGSQQGRGGGHPTYGGQNNYGGQNSYGGGQNNYGGQNYRGRGRGRGHGDHGGRDAYNPGYGHHPQQYGSPQPGYTPPSHQWVPPNASGVLGARPGMPQHVYHTVAPTPAPPLQSVLMPPAAHTYNYAAMFNSAPSNTGGLHPGGEWVMDSGATTHVTNNQEFDPFDLFVKDLASRKILMRSSSSGELYPFFGDIHSSPAALTCSVSLLQPRTKHVEIDLHFVRDRVTLGEVKVLHVPSSSQFADVFTKGLPTPVFQDFRYSLNIVPSDVQPEGGC